The Apus apus isolate bApuApu2 chromosome 21, bApuApu2.pri.cur, whole genome shotgun sequence genome has a segment encoding these proteins:
- the TAF12 gene encoding transcription initiation factor TFIID subunit 12 isoform X2, with the protein MNQFGPSTLINLSNFSSIKQEPPSTPPQSSMANSTTVAKMPGTPSGGGRLSPESNQVLTKKKLQDLVREVDPNEQLDEDVEEMLLQIADDFIESVVTAACQLARHRKSSTLEVKDVQLHLERQWNMWIPGFGSEEIRPYKKACTTEAHKQRMALIRKTTKK; encoded by the exons ATGAACCAGTTTGGCCCTTCCACCTTGATCAACCTCTCCAACTTCTCCTCGATCAAGCAGgagccccccagcacccccccccAGAGCTCCATGGCCAACAGCACCACGGTGGCCAAGATGCCAGGGACACCCAGTGGAGGAGGACGTCTCAGCCCTGAGAGCAACCAG GTTTTAAccaagaagaagctgcaggaccTGGTGCGTGAGGTGGATCCCAACGAGCAGCTGGATGAAGATGTGGAGGAA aTGCTGCTCCAAATCGCCGATGACTTCATCGAGAGCGTGGTCACCGCCGCCTGCCAGCTCGCCCGGCACCGCAAGTCCAGCACCCTGGAGGTCAAGGATGTGCAGCTGCACCTGG AACGTCAGTGGAACATGTGGATCCCGGGCTTTGGTTCTGAAGAAATCAGGCCCTACAAAAAAGCCTGCACTACAGAAGCTCACAAACAG
- the TAF12 gene encoding transcription initiation factor TFIID subunit 12 isoform X1, protein MASPLAAPTVVADVIKDLDTQIALIGLGPHNPKKKQDLEKLYDLKAKAQQIMNQFGPSTLINLSNFSSIKQEPPSTPPQSSMANSTTVAKMPGTPSGGGRLSPESNQVLTKKKLQDLVREVDPNEQLDEDVEEMLLQIADDFIESVVTAACQLARHRKSSTLEVKDVQLHLERQWNMWIPGFGSEEIRPYKKACTTEAHKQRMALIRKTTKK, encoded by the exons ATGGCCTCTCCTCTGGCTGCCCCCACAGTGGTTGCAGATGTAATTAAAGATCTAGACACTCAGATAGCT ttgATTGGTTTGGGTCCCCACAACCCCAAGAAGAAGCAGGACCTTGAGAAGCTTTATGATCTAAAAGCTAAAGCCCAACAGATTATGAACCAGTTTGGCCCTTCCACCTTGATCAACCTCTCCAACTTCTCCTCGATCAAGCAGgagccccccagcacccccccccAGAGCTCCATGGCCAACAGCACCACGGTGGCCAAGATGCCAGGGACACCCAGTGGAGGAGGACGTCTCAGCCCTGAGAGCAACCAG GTTTTAAccaagaagaagctgcaggaccTGGTGCGTGAGGTGGATCCCAACGAGCAGCTGGATGAAGATGTGGAGGAA aTGCTGCTCCAAATCGCCGATGACTTCATCGAGAGCGTGGTCACCGCCGCCTGCCAGCTCGCCCGGCACCGCAAGTCCAGCACCCTGGAGGTCAAGGATGTGCAGCTGCACCTGG AACGTCAGTGGAACATGTGGATCCCGGGCTTTGGTTCTGAAGAAATCAGGCCCTACAAAAAAGCCTGCACTACAGAAGCTCACAAACAG
- the LOC127393084 gene encoding discoidin, CUB and LCCL domain-containing protein 1-like, giving the protein MRAGGGAARGAMALELLRRCLLLGPLGLRPAGGQDGDGCGHTLLTPQSGTLSSKNYPGTYPNHTACRWHLQTPPGTSLLLAFGDIDLEPSESCTRSSLLLADPRAGTAYGPYCRNTVPTTPLLGTNSSTMTVLFNSTSHRSGRGLLLSYATSEHPDLVSCLVRGTHYTQEHVSVYCPAGCKDIDGDIWGNPSQGYRDTSVLCKAAVHAGVIADELGGQVTLSREKGITLYESAFANGLHSKRGSLSEKRLIFHKACGDVLEVATFNASSWWHEVDALGQDRAWLAQRASLGTAGHSWAAEPGSQAAWLELDLGTRRNVTGIITKGSSEQHDYYVTSYRVSSSRDGKNWRPYRGSGGQEDKVFAGNADSLGEVSNAFFPPIVARYVRVTPQSWHQQVALKVALVGCQLARVRAPRPYVPSVPKEVPVPTSHPTSHTLIPGVALDPEKAGSTLLVMLLIGGFVLFCSILLLLVFLCRRKRKPAAELNCGITKGYPKVQSSPVCSLQSLPPPGSTLASFPSAATPGELSLTLSPEYAEPDLLQLSPSSQTGPSTFKPFPDEGYTLPLVTSHYDVPGRYHEYAEPLPPEPEYATPFSEPEPPGPRRSPAGVPGLPSTPLGYDAPTLRPGELPTREAPPWGPGGERTASPPGDVPSPEGSRLQLGDCSLSHVYHEAL; this is encoded by the exons GGGACGGCTGTGGCCACACGCTGCTGACACCCCAGAGTGGCACCCTCAGCTCCAAGAACTACCCGGGCACTTACCCCAACCACACGGCCTGTCGCTGGCACCTGCAGACCCCCCCGGGGACATCCCTCCTCCTGGCCTTTGGGGACATCGACCTGGAGCCCTCGGAGAGCTGCACAcgcagctccctgctgctggctgacCCCCGGGCTGGCACTGCCTATG GACCCTACTGCAGGAACACCGTCCCCACCACCCCGCTCCTGGGGACAAACTCCAGCACTATGACCGTCCTGTTCAACAGCACCAGCCACCGCTCGGGACGAGGCCTCCTCCTCTCCTATGCCACCTCGGAGCACCCAG ACCTGGTCTCCTGCCTGGTTCGAGGCACCCACTACACCCAGGAGCACGTCAG CGTGTACTGCCCCGCGGGCTGCAAGGACATCGATGGGGACATCTGGGGTAACCCCAGCCAGGGCTACCGGGAT acCTCAGTGCTGTGCAAGGCGGCCGTGCACGCCGGGGTGATCGCTGACGAGCTGGGGGGACAGGTCACCCTGTCCCGGGAGAAGGGGATCACGCTCTACGAGTCGGCCTTTGCCAACGGGCTCCACTCCAAAAG GGGATCCCTCTCGGAGAAGCGGCTCATTTTCCACAAAG CCTGTGGCGACGTGCTGGAGGTGGCCACCTTCAACGCCTCGTCCTGGTGGCACGAGGTGGATGCTCTGGGCCAGGACCGAGCCTGGCTGGCCCAACGGGCCTCGCTTGGCACCGCCGGCCACTCCTGGGCTGCTGAACCTGGATCCCAGGCTGCCTGGTTGGAGCTGGACCTGGGCACCCGCAGGAATGTCACGG GCATCATCACCAAGGGCTCCTCAGAGCAGCACGACTACTACGTGACGTCCTACCGGGTCTCCTCCAGCCGTGACGGGAAGAACTGGAGACCCTACAGAGGCAGCGGTGGCCAGGAGGACAAG GTCTTTGCAGGCAATGCCGACAGCCTCGGGGAGGTCTCCAACGCCTTCTTCCCCCCCATCGTCGCCCGTTACGTCCGTGTCACCCCCCAGAGCTGGCACCAGCAGGTGGCCTTGAAGGTGGCCCTGGTGGGCTGCCAGTTGGCACGGGTCCGGGCACCCCGGCCCTACG TGCCCAGTGTCCCCAAGGAGgtccctgtccccaccagccACCCCACCAGCCACACGCTCATCCCTGGCGTCGCCCTGGACCCGGAGAAGGCAG gctcCACGTTGCTGGTGATGCTGCTCATCGGTGGCTTCGTGCTCttctgctccatcctcctgctgctggttttcctctGCCGCAGGAAGAG gaagccagcagcagagctgaactgTGGGATCACAAAAG gGTACCCCAAAGTGCAGTCCAGCCCAGtgtgctccctgcagagcctgccacCCCCCGGCTCCACGCTGGCCTCCTTCCCCTCGGCAGCCACACCAGGGGAGCTCAGCCTGACCCTTTCACCAG AGTACGCCGAGCcagacctgctgcagctgagccccagcagccagaCGGGCCCCTCCACCTTCAAACCCTTCCCAGACGAGGGGTACACGTTGCCACTGGTCACGAGCCACTACGACGTGCCGGGGAGATACCACGAGTACGCGGAGCCGCTGCCGCCCGAGCCCGAATACGCCACCCCCTTCAGCGAGCCCgagccccccggcccccgccgcagccccgctGGGGTCCCCGGGCTCCCCAGCACCCCGCTGGGCTACGATGCACCCACCCTCAGGCCTGGGGAGCTGCCCACCCGGGAAGCCCCTCCCTGGGGGCCCGGCGGGGAGAGGACTGCCAGCCCCCCCGGGGATGTCCCCTCTCCCGAGGGGTCCCGCTTGCAGCTGGGGGACTGTTCCCTCTCACACGTCTACCACGAAGCCCTGTGA